A stretch of the Lolium perenne isolate Kyuss_39 chromosome 3, Kyuss_2.0, whole genome shotgun sequence genome encodes the following:
- the LOC127344705 gene encoding selT-like protein isoform X2 translates to MDRVQLLLLGLPILLFCSDVVTLFAPQPPATPKPDRHQHQPATGAVQPGDSSPDADADPASAQELQVDGPGFGTTVELKFCASCSYRGNAMTMKSMLDTSFPGIHVVLENYPPPFPKRALSKVVPVIQVGAIGTLMAGDQIFPRFGMVPPPWYYSLRANRFGTMASIWLFGNFAQSLLQSSGAFEVYCNGQLVFSKLSEQRFPSEFELRELIGSRLSDSQFGKNLEKVWS, encoded by the exons ATGGACCGCGTGCAGCTCCTGCTCCTGGGCCTCCCCATCCTCCTCTTCTGCTCCGACGTCGTCACGCTCTTCGCGCCGCAGCCGCCGGCGACGCCCAAGCCCGACCGCCACCAACACCAGCCGGCCACCGGCGCCGTCCAGCCTGGCGACTCCTCCCCCGACGCCGATGCCGACCCTGCTTCCGCGCAG GAGCTGCAGGTGGATGGGCCTGGCTTCGGCACCACCGTCGAGCTGAAGTTCTGCGCCTCCTGCTCCTACAG GGGGAATGCGATGACCATGAAGAGCATGCTGGATACCTCATTTCCTGGCATTCACGTTGTCTTGGAAAATTACCCTCCGCCCTTCCCAAAACGCGCACTCAGCAAAGTAGTACCTGTTATCCAAGTTGGAGCAATAGGAACATTAATGGCCGGTGATCAGATTTTCCCTAGATTTGGCATGGTGCCACCTCCATGGTACTACTCGCTGCGTGCTAATAGATTTGGAACCATGGCATCCATCTGGTTGTTTGGCAATTTTGCACAGAGTCTTCTACAAAGTTCTGGCGCCTTCGAAGTTTACTGCAATGGACAACTG GTCTTCTCAAAATTATCTGAGCAGAGGTTTCCTAGCGAGTTTGAGTTACGGGAGCTCATTGGCAGCAGATTATCAGATTCTCAATTTGGGAAAAATCTGGAGAAGGTCTGGTCCTAG
- the LOC139838136 gene encoding uncharacterized protein has product MRTLAAIEHPAWLCVGDFNETLYATEHFSRAIRPEWQMRAFREAVEDCSLTDLGWSGVEYTWDNGQMGVANVKARLDRAFGDELFVITFAHYRVRHIVSAESDHCFVFVEFRKEEHVERAKGARQFRYEDVWKTHVDYDKLILDKWQRGAGQQGLSGVVDALSNLQTNLSVWGAKEFG; this is encoded by the coding sequence ATGCGGACACTGGCTGCGATTGAACATCCGGCATGGCTGTGTGTTGGAGACTTCAATGAGACCCTCTATGCAACAGAACATTTTTCCCGGGCTATTCGACCAGAGTGGCAGATGAGGGCGTTTAGGGAAGCGGTGGAGGATTGTTCTCTCACTGACCTTGGATGGTCAGGGGTGGAGTATACATGGGATAATGGACAGATGGGTGTTGCAAATGTGAAGGCTAGGCTTGATAGAGCCTTTGGTGATGAATTATTTGTTATCACTTTTGCACACTATCGTGTCCGCCATATTGTATCGGCAGAGTCAGATCATTGCTTTGTCTTTGTGGAGTTTCGGAAAGAGGAACACGTGGAAAGAGCCAAGGGTGCTAGGCAATTTAGATATGAAGACGTTTGGAAGACTCATGTTGATTATGATAAGCTAATTCTTGATAAATGGCAAAGAGGTGCTGGTCAACAGGGGCTCAGTGGTGTCGTGGACGCTTTGTCAAACCTGCAGACAAACCTAAGTGTGTGGGGAGCAAAGGAGTTTGGATGA
- the LOC127344705 gene encoding selT-like protein isoform X1: MDRVQLLLLGLPILLFCSDVVTLFAPQPPATPKPDRHQHQPATGAVQPGDSSPDADADPASAQVAELQVDGPGFGTTVELKFCASCSYRGNAMTMKSMLDTSFPGIHVVLENYPPPFPKRALSKVVPVIQVGAIGTLMAGDQIFPRFGMVPPPWYYSLRANRFGTMASIWLFGNFAQSLLQSSGAFEVYCNGQLVFSKLSEQRFPSEFELRELIGSRLSDSQFGKNLEKVWS, translated from the exons ATGGACCGCGTGCAGCTCCTGCTCCTGGGCCTCCCCATCCTCCTCTTCTGCTCCGACGTCGTCACGCTCTTCGCGCCGCAGCCGCCGGCGACGCCCAAGCCCGACCGCCACCAACACCAGCCGGCCACCGGCGCCGTCCAGCCTGGCGACTCCTCCCCCGACGCCGATGCCGACCCTGCTTCCGCGCAGGTGGCT GAGCTGCAGGTGGATGGGCCTGGCTTCGGCACCACCGTCGAGCTGAAGTTCTGCGCCTCCTGCTCCTACAG GGGGAATGCGATGACCATGAAGAGCATGCTGGATACCTCATTTCCTGGCATTCACGTTGTCTTGGAAAATTACCCTCCGCCCTTCCCAAAACGCGCACTCAGCAAAGTAGTACCTGTTATCCAAGTTGGAGCAATAGGAACATTAATGGCCGGTGATCAGATTTTCCCTAGATTTGGCATGGTGCCACCTCCATGGTACTACTCGCTGCGTGCTAATAGATTTGGAACCATGGCATCCATCTGGTTGTTTGGCAATTTTGCACAGAGTCTTCTACAAAGTTCTGGCGCCTTCGAAGTTTACTGCAATGGACAACTG GTCTTCTCAAAATTATCTGAGCAGAGGTTTCCTAGCGAGTTTGAGTTACGGGAGCTCATTGGCAGCAGATTATCAGATTCTCAATTTGGGAAAAATCTGGAGAAGGTCTGGTCCTAG